A section of the Paralichthys olivaceus isolate ysfri-2021 chromosome 16, ASM2471397v2, whole genome shotgun sequence genome encodes:
- the LOC109644847 gene encoding oocyte zinc finger protein XlCOF6-like isoform X1, whose amino-acid sequence MSEVRHDAAPPQAAVMNFDPEVHRCSRPSVYGCPPSVPGPVDRSVSASGGTGGMDLKAASPVKRTERLAARLPTAGPDTGADAAEEFGNVEIKSEPEADVEIQSYPVLKNLLVKLTDCRMWLEGRDFLSLDDHPELCDHRPSQLCSTITGSRKMVYCSECTRGFYKKSHLEAHLRIHGGLKPNECWQCGKTYPTLMSLVIHQHIHNRKELYQCSYCDQTFALKRDWKTHHRTHSGTKPFKCWFCGDGFDEREELTEHLELHKGEKCYHCNVCDKMFISYQGFNFHRKSHKNQKLLSCPKCIKTFSNPQSLKLHQVTHSNRKPHKCPTCGKGFKLQSGLHCHQRTHEDLRAYHCTECGKCFSSLQGLKLHNRTHTGLKPYKCTECGKRFTQSPHLKSHMVTHTGERPFLCITCGKRFTQSSHLKSHNKLFHIGEKPFSCDDCGKSFTIAHYLKMHRLSHTKEKLYHCSYCEKSFSYHNSWRAHERIHTGERPFTCQDCGQSFITSGSLLSHQRSKHTGEKNHYCITCGEFFFTSSLLRVHQLNHTGERPHACICGKTFKTKGVLRYHLKRFTDHRPTG is encoded by the exons ATGTCAGAAGTCCGACACGATG CTGCCCCTCCACAGGCTGCAGTGATGAACTTTGACCCGGAAGTGCACCGCTGCAGTCGCCCCTCAGTGTACGGCTGTCCTCCTTCGGTCCCTGGACCTGTGGACCGGAGCGTCTCAGCCTCTGGAGGAACCGGCGGGATGGATCTCAAAGCGGCTTCACCGGTAAAAAGAACCGAGCGACTCGCTGCTCGTCTTCCAACCGCAGGGCCCGACACCGGAGCG GACGCAGCTGAAGAGTTTGGAAATGTTGAAATCAAAAGTGAACCGGAAGCAGACGTGGAGATCCAGTCCTATCCCGTCCTGAAGAACCTGCTCGTCAAACTGACGGACTGTAGAATGTGGCTGGAGGGGCGGGACTTCCTGTCTCTGG ACGATCACCCTGAGCTCTGTGACCACAGACCCAGCCAGCTCTGCTCAACGATTACCGGCAGCAGGAAGATGGTCTACTGCTCCGAGTGTACCAGAGGTTTCTATAAGAAGTCTCACCTGGAGGCTCACCTGAGGATTCACGGAGGACTGAAACCCAATGAGTGCTGGCAGTGTGGGAAAACCTACCCGACCCTGATGAGCCTTGTCATCCATCAGCATATCCACAATCGCAAGGAACTGTACCAGTGCTCGTACTGTGACCAGACCTTCGCTCTGAAGAGGGACTGGAAGACCCACCACAGGACACACTCCGGGACCAAACCCTTCAAATGCTGGTTCTGTGGGGACGGCTTCGACGAGCGGGAAGAGCTCACTGAGCACCTGGAGTTGCACAAGGGGGAGAAGTGTTACCACTGTAATGTCTGCGACAAGATGTTCATCTCTTACCAGGGTTTCAACTTCCACCGCAAATCGCACAAGAACCAGAAGCTGCTGTCCTGCCCCAAATGCATTAAGACGTTCAGCAACCCTCAGAGTCTGAAGCTCCACCAGGTGACTCACTCCAACAGGAAGCCACATAAATGCCCCACGTGTGGTAAAGGCTTCAAGCTGCAGAGCGGCCTGCACTGCCACCAGAGGACCCACGAGGACCTCAGGGCCTACCACTGCACCGAGTGTGGCAAATGTTTCTCCAGCCTCCAGGGTCTGAAACTGCACAACCGCACCCACACTGGACTGAAGCCCTATAAGTGCACCGAGTGTGGGAAGAGGTTCACCCAGTCCCCCCACCTCAAGTCTCACATGGTCACACATACTGGAGAGCGGCCATTTCTGTGCATCACCTGCGGCAAGAGATTCACTCAGTCGTCTCACCTGAAGTCCCACAACAAGCTGTTCCACATTGGTGAGAAGCCGTTCTCCTGTGACGACTGCGGAAAGAGCTTCACCATTGCTCACTACTTGAAGATGCACAGACTGAGCCACACCAAAGAAAAGCTGTATCATTGCTCGTACTGCGAGAAGTCCTTCTCCTACCACAACTCCTGGAGGGCCCATGAGAGGATCCACACCGGCGAGCGCCCGTTCACCTGCCAGGACTGTGGCCAGAGCTTCATCACGTCAGGCTCGCTGCTGAGCCACCAGAGATCCAAACACACTGGAGAGAAGAACCACTATTGCATCACCTGCGGAGAGTTCTTCTTCACCAGCTCGCTGCTGCGGGTCCACCAGCTCAACCACACGGGCGAGCGGCCGCATGCCTGCATCTGTGGCAAAACCTTTAAAACTAAAGGAGTGCTGCGCTACCACCTGAAGAGGTTCACCGACCACAGGCCTACTGGATGA
- the LOC109644847 gene encoding oocyte zinc finger protein XlCOF6-like isoform X3, with the protein MSEVRHDAAPPQAAVMNFDPEVHRCSRPSVYGCPPSVPGPVDRSVSASGGTGGMDLKAASPDAAEEFGNVEIKSEPEADVEIQSYPVLKNLLVKLTDCRMWLEGRDFLSLDDHPELCDHRPSQLCSTITGSRKMVYCSECTRGFYKKSHLEAHLRIHGGLKPNECWQCGKTYPTLMSLVIHQHIHNRKELYQCSYCDQTFALKRDWKTHHRTHSGTKPFKCWFCGDGFDEREELTEHLELHKGEKCYHCNVCDKMFISYQGFNFHRKSHKNQKLLSCPKCIKTFSNPQSLKLHQVTHSNRKPHKCPTCGKGFKLQSGLHCHQRTHEDLRAYHCTECGKCFSSLQGLKLHNRTHTGLKPYKCTECGKRFTQSPHLKSHMVTHTGERPFLCITCGKRFTQSSHLKSHNKLFHIGEKPFSCDDCGKSFTIAHYLKMHRLSHTKEKLYHCSYCEKSFSYHNSWRAHERIHTGERPFTCQDCGQSFITSGSLLSHQRSKHTGEKNHYCITCGEFFFTSSLLRVHQLNHTGERPHACICGKTFKTKGVLRYHLKRFTDHRPTG; encoded by the exons ATGTCAGAAGTCCGACACGATG CTGCCCCTCCACAGGCTGCAGTGATGAACTTTGACCCGGAAGTGCACCGCTGCAGTCGCCCCTCAGTGTACGGCTGTCCTCCTTCGGTCCCTGGACCTGTGGACCGGAGCGTCTCAGCCTCTGGAGGAACCGGCGGGATGGATCTCAAAGCGGCTTCACCG GACGCAGCTGAAGAGTTTGGAAATGTTGAAATCAAAAGTGAACCGGAAGCAGACGTGGAGATCCAGTCCTATCCCGTCCTGAAGAACCTGCTCGTCAAACTGACGGACTGTAGAATGTGGCTGGAGGGGCGGGACTTCCTGTCTCTGG ACGATCACCCTGAGCTCTGTGACCACAGACCCAGCCAGCTCTGCTCAACGATTACCGGCAGCAGGAAGATGGTCTACTGCTCCGAGTGTACCAGAGGTTTCTATAAGAAGTCTCACCTGGAGGCTCACCTGAGGATTCACGGAGGACTGAAACCCAATGAGTGCTGGCAGTGTGGGAAAACCTACCCGACCCTGATGAGCCTTGTCATCCATCAGCATATCCACAATCGCAAGGAACTGTACCAGTGCTCGTACTGTGACCAGACCTTCGCTCTGAAGAGGGACTGGAAGACCCACCACAGGACACACTCCGGGACCAAACCCTTCAAATGCTGGTTCTGTGGGGACGGCTTCGACGAGCGGGAAGAGCTCACTGAGCACCTGGAGTTGCACAAGGGGGAGAAGTGTTACCACTGTAATGTCTGCGACAAGATGTTCATCTCTTACCAGGGTTTCAACTTCCACCGCAAATCGCACAAGAACCAGAAGCTGCTGTCCTGCCCCAAATGCATTAAGACGTTCAGCAACCCTCAGAGTCTGAAGCTCCACCAGGTGACTCACTCCAACAGGAAGCCACATAAATGCCCCACGTGTGGTAAAGGCTTCAAGCTGCAGAGCGGCCTGCACTGCCACCAGAGGACCCACGAGGACCTCAGGGCCTACCACTGCACCGAGTGTGGCAAATGTTTCTCCAGCCTCCAGGGTCTGAAACTGCACAACCGCACCCACACTGGACTGAAGCCCTATAAGTGCACCGAGTGTGGGAAGAGGTTCACCCAGTCCCCCCACCTCAAGTCTCACATGGTCACACATACTGGAGAGCGGCCATTTCTGTGCATCACCTGCGGCAAGAGATTCACTCAGTCGTCTCACCTGAAGTCCCACAACAAGCTGTTCCACATTGGTGAGAAGCCGTTCTCCTGTGACGACTGCGGAAAGAGCTTCACCATTGCTCACTACTTGAAGATGCACAGACTGAGCCACACCAAAGAAAAGCTGTATCATTGCTCGTACTGCGAGAAGTCCTTCTCCTACCACAACTCCTGGAGGGCCCATGAGAGGATCCACACCGGCGAGCGCCCGTTCACCTGCCAGGACTGTGGCCAGAGCTTCATCACGTCAGGCTCGCTGCTGAGCCACCAGAGATCCAAACACACTGGAGAGAAGAACCACTATTGCATCACCTGCGGAGAGTTCTTCTTCACCAGCTCGCTGCTGCGGGTCCACCAGCTCAACCACACGGGCGAGCGGCCGCATGCCTGCATCTGTGGCAAAACCTTTAAAACTAAAGGAGTGCTGCGCTACCACCTGAAGAGGTTCACCGACCACAGGCCTACTGGATGA
- the LOC109644847 gene encoding oocyte zinc finger protein XlCOF6-like isoform X2 — translation MAAVMNFDPEVHRCSRPSVYGCPPSVPGPVDRSVSASGGTGGMDLKAASPVKRTERLAARLPTAGPDTGADAAEEFGNVEIKSEPEADVEIQSYPVLKNLLVKLTDCRMWLEGRDFLSLDDHPELCDHRPSQLCSTITGSRKMVYCSECTRGFYKKSHLEAHLRIHGGLKPNECWQCGKTYPTLMSLVIHQHIHNRKELYQCSYCDQTFALKRDWKTHHRTHSGTKPFKCWFCGDGFDEREELTEHLELHKGEKCYHCNVCDKMFISYQGFNFHRKSHKNQKLLSCPKCIKTFSNPQSLKLHQVTHSNRKPHKCPTCGKGFKLQSGLHCHQRTHEDLRAYHCTECGKCFSSLQGLKLHNRTHTGLKPYKCTECGKRFTQSPHLKSHMVTHTGERPFLCITCGKRFTQSSHLKSHNKLFHIGEKPFSCDDCGKSFTIAHYLKMHRLSHTKEKLYHCSYCEKSFSYHNSWRAHERIHTGERPFTCQDCGQSFITSGSLLSHQRSKHTGEKNHYCITCGEFFFTSSLLRVHQLNHTGERPHACICGKTFKTKGVLRYHLKRFTDHRPTG, via the exons ATG GCTGCAGTGATGAACTTTGACCCGGAAGTGCACCGCTGCAGTCGCCCCTCAGTGTACGGCTGTCCTCCTTCGGTCCCTGGACCTGTGGACCGGAGCGTCTCAGCCTCTGGAGGAACCGGCGGGATGGATCTCAAAGCGGCTTCACCGGTAAAAAGAACCGAGCGACTCGCTGCTCGTCTTCCAACCGCAGGGCCCGACACCGGAGCG GACGCAGCTGAAGAGTTTGGAAATGTTGAAATCAAAAGTGAACCGGAAGCAGACGTGGAGATCCAGTCCTATCCCGTCCTGAAGAACCTGCTCGTCAAACTGACGGACTGTAGAATGTGGCTGGAGGGGCGGGACTTCCTGTCTCTGG ACGATCACCCTGAGCTCTGTGACCACAGACCCAGCCAGCTCTGCTCAACGATTACCGGCAGCAGGAAGATGGTCTACTGCTCCGAGTGTACCAGAGGTTTCTATAAGAAGTCTCACCTGGAGGCTCACCTGAGGATTCACGGAGGACTGAAACCCAATGAGTGCTGGCAGTGTGGGAAAACCTACCCGACCCTGATGAGCCTTGTCATCCATCAGCATATCCACAATCGCAAGGAACTGTACCAGTGCTCGTACTGTGACCAGACCTTCGCTCTGAAGAGGGACTGGAAGACCCACCACAGGACACACTCCGGGACCAAACCCTTCAAATGCTGGTTCTGTGGGGACGGCTTCGACGAGCGGGAAGAGCTCACTGAGCACCTGGAGTTGCACAAGGGGGAGAAGTGTTACCACTGTAATGTCTGCGACAAGATGTTCATCTCTTACCAGGGTTTCAACTTCCACCGCAAATCGCACAAGAACCAGAAGCTGCTGTCCTGCCCCAAATGCATTAAGACGTTCAGCAACCCTCAGAGTCTGAAGCTCCACCAGGTGACTCACTCCAACAGGAAGCCACATAAATGCCCCACGTGTGGTAAAGGCTTCAAGCTGCAGAGCGGCCTGCACTGCCACCAGAGGACCCACGAGGACCTCAGGGCCTACCACTGCACCGAGTGTGGCAAATGTTTCTCCAGCCTCCAGGGTCTGAAACTGCACAACCGCACCCACACTGGACTGAAGCCCTATAAGTGCACCGAGTGTGGGAAGAGGTTCACCCAGTCCCCCCACCTCAAGTCTCACATGGTCACACATACTGGAGAGCGGCCATTTCTGTGCATCACCTGCGGCAAGAGATTCACTCAGTCGTCTCACCTGAAGTCCCACAACAAGCTGTTCCACATTGGTGAGAAGCCGTTCTCCTGTGACGACTGCGGAAAGAGCTTCACCATTGCTCACTACTTGAAGATGCACAGACTGAGCCACACCAAAGAAAAGCTGTATCATTGCTCGTACTGCGAGAAGTCCTTCTCCTACCACAACTCCTGGAGGGCCCATGAGAGGATCCACACCGGCGAGCGCCCGTTCACCTGCCAGGACTGTGGCCAGAGCTTCATCACGTCAGGCTCGCTGCTGAGCCACCAGAGATCCAAACACACTGGAGAGAAGAACCACTATTGCATCACCTGCGGAGAGTTCTTCTTCACCAGCTCGCTGCTGCGGGTCCACCAGCTCAACCACACGGGCGAGCGGCCGCATGCCTGCATCTGTGGCAAAACCTTTAAAACTAAAGGAGTGCTGCGCTACCACCTGAAGAGGTTCACCGACCACAGGCCTACTGGATGA
- the LOC109644847 gene encoding oocyte zinc finger protein XlCOF6-like isoform X4: protein MAAVMNFDPEVHRCSRPSVYGCPPSVPGPVDRSVSASGGTGGMDLKAASPDAAEEFGNVEIKSEPEADVEIQSYPVLKNLLVKLTDCRMWLEGRDFLSLDDHPELCDHRPSQLCSTITGSRKMVYCSECTRGFYKKSHLEAHLRIHGGLKPNECWQCGKTYPTLMSLVIHQHIHNRKELYQCSYCDQTFALKRDWKTHHRTHSGTKPFKCWFCGDGFDEREELTEHLELHKGEKCYHCNVCDKMFISYQGFNFHRKSHKNQKLLSCPKCIKTFSNPQSLKLHQVTHSNRKPHKCPTCGKGFKLQSGLHCHQRTHEDLRAYHCTECGKCFSSLQGLKLHNRTHTGLKPYKCTECGKRFTQSPHLKSHMVTHTGERPFLCITCGKRFTQSSHLKSHNKLFHIGEKPFSCDDCGKSFTIAHYLKMHRLSHTKEKLYHCSYCEKSFSYHNSWRAHERIHTGERPFTCQDCGQSFITSGSLLSHQRSKHTGEKNHYCITCGEFFFTSSLLRVHQLNHTGERPHACICGKTFKTKGVLRYHLKRFTDHRPTG, encoded by the exons ATG GCTGCAGTGATGAACTTTGACCCGGAAGTGCACCGCTGCAGTCGCCCCTCAGTGTACGGCTGTCCTCCTTCGGTCCCTGGACCTGTGGACCGGAGCGTCTCAGCCTCTGGAGGAACCGGCGGGATGGATCTCAAAGCGGCTTCACCG GACGCAGCTGAAGAGTTTGGAAATGTTGAAATCAAAAGTGAACCGGAAGCAGACGTGGAGATCCAGTCCTATCCCGTCCTGAAGAACCTGCTCGTCAAACTGACGGACTGTAGAATGTGGCTGGAGGGGCGGGACTTCCTGTCTCTGG ACGATCACCCTGAGCTCTGTGACCACAGACCCAGCCAGCTCTGCTCAACGATTACCGGCAGCAGGAAGATGGTCTACTGCTCCGAGTGTACCAGAGGTTTCTATAAGAAGTCTCACCTGGAGGCTCACCTGAGGATTCACGGAGGACTGAAACCCAATGAGTGCTGGCAGTGTGGGAAAACCTACCCGACCCTGATGAGCCTTGTCATCCATCAGCATATCCACAATCGCAAGGAACTGTACCAGTGCTCGTACTGTGACCAGACCTTCGCTCTGAAGAGGGACTGGAAGACCCACCACAGGACACACTCCGGGACCAAACCCTTCAAATGCTGGTTCTGTGGGGACGGCTTCGACGAGCGGGAAGAGCTCACTGAGCACCTGGAGTTGCACAAGGGGGAGAAGTGTTACCACTGTAATGTCTGCGACAAGATGTTCATCTCTTACCAGGGTTTCAACTTCCACCGCAAATCGCACAAGAACCAGAAGCTGCTGTCCTGCCCCAAATGCATTAAGACGTTCAGCAACCCTCAGAGTCTGAAGCTCCACCAGGTGACTCACTCCAACAGGAAGCCACATAAATGCCCCACGTGTGGTAAAGGCTTCAAGCTGCAGAGCGGCCTGCACTGCCACCAGAGGACCCACGAGGACCTCAGGGCCTACCACTGCACCGAGTGTGGCAAATGTTTCTCCAGCCTCCAGGGTCTGAAACTGCACAACCGCACCCACACTGGACTGAAGCCCTATAAGTGCACCGAGTGTGGGAAGAGGTTCACCCAGTCCCCCCACCTCAAGTCTCACATGGTCACACATACTGGAGAGCGGCCATTTCTGTGCATCACCTGCGGCAAGAGATTCACTCAGTCGTCTCACCTGAAGTCCCACAACAAGCTGTTCCACATTGGTGAGAAGCCGTTCTCCTGTGACGACTGCGGAAAGAGCTTCACCATTGCTCACTACTTGAAGATGCACAGACTGAGCCACACCAAAGAAAAGCTGTATCATTGCTCGTACTGCGAGAAGTCCTTCTCCTACCACAACTCCTGGAGGGCCCATGAGAGGATCCACACCGGCGAGCGCCCGTTCACCTGCCAGGACTGTGGCCAGAGCTTCATCACGTCAGGCTCGCTGCTGAGCCACCAGAGATCCAAACACACTGGAGAGAAGAACCACTATTGCATCACCTGCGGAGAGTTCTTCTTCACCAGCTCGCTGCTGCGGGTCCACCAGCTCAACCACACGGGCGAGCGGCCGCATGCCTGCATCTGTGGCAAAACCTTTAAAACTAAAGGAGTGCTGCGCTACCACCTGAAGAGGTTCACCGACCACAGGCCTACTGGATGA
- the LOC109644847 gene encoding oocyte zinc finger protein XlCOF6-like isoform X5 → MWLEGRDFLSLDDHPELCDHRPSQLCSTITGSRKMVYCSECTRGFYKKSHLEAHLRIHGGLKPNECWQCGKTYPTLMSLVIHQHIHNRKELYQCSYCDQTFALKRDWKTHHRTHSGTKPFKCWFCGDGFDEREELTEHLELHKGEKCYHCNVCDKMFISYQGFNFHRKSHKNQKLLSCPKCIKTFSNPQSLKLHQVTHSNRKPHKCPTCGKGFKLQSGLHCHQRTHEDLRAYHCTECGKCFSSLQGLKLHNRTHTGLKPYKCTECGKRFTQSPHLKSHMVTHTGERPFLCITCGKRFTQSSHLKSHNKLFHIGEKPFSCDDCGKSFTIAHYLKMHRLSHTKEKLYHCSYCEKSFSYHNSWRAHERIHTGERPFTCQDCGQSFITSGSLLSHQRSKHTGEKNHYCITCGEFFFTSSLLRVHQLNHTGERPHACICGKTFKTKGVLRYHLKRFTDHRPTG, encoded by the exons ATGTGGCTGGAGGGGCGGGACTTCCTGTCTCTGG ACGATCACCCTGAGCTCTGTGACCACAGACCCAGCCAGCTCTGCTCAACGATTACCGGCAGCAGGAAGATGGTCTACTGCTCCGAGTGTACCAGAGGTTTCTATAAGAAGTCTCACCTGGAGGCTCACCTGAGGATTCACGGAGGACTGAAACCCAATGAGTGCTGGCAGTGTGGGAAAACCTACCCGACCCTGATGAGCCTTGTCATCCATCAGCATATCCACAATCGCAAGGAACTGTACCAGTGCTCGTACTGTGACCAGACCTTCGCTCTGAAGAGGGACTGGAAGACCCACCACAGGACACACTCCGGGACCAAACCCTTCAAATGCTGGTTCTGTGGGGACGGCTTCGACGAGCGGGAAGAGCTCACTGAGCACCTGGAGTTGCACAAGGGGGAGAAGTGTTACCACTGTAATGTCTGCGACAAGATGTTCATCTCTTACCAGGGTTTCAACTTCCACCGCAAATCGCACAAGAACCAGAAGCTGCTGTCCTGCCCCAAATGCATTAAGACGTTCAGCAACCCTCAGAGTCTGAAGCTCCACCAGGTGACTCACTCCAACAGGAAGCCACATAAATGCCCCACGTGTGGTAAAGGCTTCAAGCTGCAGAGCGGCCTGCACTGCCACCAGAGGACCCACGAGGACCTCAGGGCCTACCACTGCACCGAGTGTGGCAAATGTTTCTCCAGCCTCCAGGGTCTGAAACTGCACAACCGCACCCACACTGGACTGAAGCCCTATAAGTGCACCGAGTGTGGGAAGAGGTTCACCCAGTCCCCCCACCTCAAGTCTCACATGGTCACACATACTGGAGAGCGGCCATTTCTGTGCATCACCTGCGGCAAGAGATTCACTCAGTCGTCTCACCTGAAGTCCCACAACAAGCTGTTCCACATTGGTGAGAAGCCGTTCTCCTGTGACGACTGCGGAAAGAGCTTCACCATTGCTCACTACTTGAAGATGCACAGACTGAGCCACACCAAAGAAAAGCTGTATCATTGCTCGTACTGCGAGAAGTCCTTCTCCTACCACAACTCCTGGAGGGCCCATGAGAGGATCCACACCGGCGAGCGCCCGTTCACCTGCCAGGACTGTGGCCAGAGCTTCATCACGTCAGGCTCGCTGCTGAGCCACCAGAGATCCAAACACACTGGAGAGAAGAACCACTATTGCATCACCTGCGGAGAGTTCTTCTTCACCAGCTCGCTGCTGCGGGTCCACCAGCTCAACCACACGGGCGAGCGGCCGCATGCCTGCATCTGTGGCAAAACCTTTAAAACTAAAGGAGTGCTGCGCTACCACCTGAAGAGGTTCACCGACCACAGGCCTACTGGATGA